The following nucleotide sequence is from Microbulbifer sp. A4B17.
ATCATTCATGAAGTAGGGCATAACTACTATCCTATGATCATCAATTCTGATGAGCGTCAGTGGACCTGGATGGATGAGGGGCTGAACACTTTCGTACAGTTCCTGGCTGAGCAGGAATGGGAAGAGAAGTACCCATCCCGCCGCGGCGATGCACGAAAAATTGTCGAGTATATGAAGAGTGAGAACCAGGTTCCGATTATGACGAATTCGGAATCAGTGCTTCAGCTTGGCAACAACGCCTACGGCAAGCCGGCGGCCGCACTGAATATCCTGCGTGAATCCATTATGGGGCGTGAGCTTTTTGACTTCGCCTTCCGCGAATACGCTCAGCGCTGGAAATTCAAGCGCCCTATGCCAGCAGATTTTTTCCGCACTATGGAAGATGCATCAGGTATGGATCTGGATTGGTTCTGGCGCGGATGGTTCTACACCACTGATAATGTCGATATCAGCCTTGATGCCGTACGTCATTACACCGTTGGTACACAAAATCCTGAAGTGGAAGGGCCTTGGAAGCGTGCCCAGCATAATCGGGAACCCGAGACTGTTACTGTTGTTGAAAATCGTACGAAGAAGTTGACCCGAATCGTCGATGCTAAGCCGGAGCTGGAAGACTTCTATAACACTCACGATGAGTTTGACGTTTCCAATGCGGATCGCAATAGCTACCAAAGTAAACTAGAAAATCTAGAGGACTGGGAAAAAGACATGCTCAAGGTTGAGAGTAATGTCTACGTGCTGGACTTTAGCAATATTGGTGGCTTGGTGATGCCACTGTTCCTGCGGCTGGAATATGAAGATGGAAGTGTTGAGGATTTGCGTATCCCCGCTGAAATCTGGACTCGCAATGCCAAGAAGACCTCCAAAATGCTGGTGAGGGATAAGAGCAAGGTGCTTAAGTCTGTAGTGCTCGATCCCCATTGGGAAACAGCGGATGTCAATGTGGAGAACAACTTCTATCCACGTCGAATTATCAAGTCACGCCTGGAACTATTTAAGGATGAAAAGCAGCGTAACTTGATGAAAGATTGGGATGAGGAGCTTAAAGAGGAAGATTAGGTCTTGGAAAAAGTGCAGCTCGCAGGCGGTCGGCCTGGAGAGTTGCACTTTTGTCCTTTTTACTAAAAATATCCATCTGAAACATTCATTGTGTAGTGGTAGTAATTGATGAAAGTTTTACTTTCCTTTTTATTGATAGTCACAACCTCGGTATTTTCACTCCAGGCAAGCGCACATCGCTATCATTTTGGTTTGACCAACCTCTCCGTAAACGAGCGCACTCAAACGCTGGAGGTTTCCCATCGTTTTTTTGTTGCTGACATTGAAAAGGCTTTATCAATAAGTGCCAGTAAAGAGTTGAATGAAGCACAAAGACAGATGGAGAGCTATGTCAATTCAAGATTTCAGATTAGCCAGGAAAATGGTGAGGTGGTGAAGCTTAATTGGGTAGGTATGGAAGCTGACGTTCATGACATTTGGATATATCAGGAAGTGCCTATGGTAGATATTTCCAGTAAAAAATTGAACGTTAAACAATCAATGCTGATGGAGATAGAGCGGGACCAGGTGAACACATTGAATGTCAATAATGGCAGGGGAACTCAAAGCTACACCTTAAAGCCCGGTGAGAGTAAGGTAGGGTTCACTTTATGAGCTGGAAACTTGTCAGATAGTATCTAATTCTGTAGTTGATCGTTCAGGATTGACCTGACAGAAGACCTTTTGAAAACCGGTAACTGTCAGATCAAATCTGAACTGATGCAGTCAAAAGCAGAATAGCTCAATAGGCTATACGTCCACTCTTGAGAAAAGTTAAATTACTTGCCCCGTTACCGGCATATATATCATGGTTGTATGGGAATTGCCGTTATGATTACTATCTTTACCAAAAAAATGAGCCATATCTAGTAGCTCCCAACCGCCTGTATTTCCATCAGTAAAAACACAGTCACTTTTATTGCCTGCTCCATGACCATTTGAGGTATGAATCATTACATGTCTCATAACTCCTAAATTTGATAGAAAACCAACGAAGCAGCCCTCCGGCAAGGTCATCAAATCGTGCAGAGTATTAACTGATCGGGTTCTGGGGGTGGCTCCAAAAATTCTATTGTAGTTATTGTTACCAGTAACATTATAGTTTTTGTTGTCCATGGTTACACTTGGGCAGTTTACACCCTTGGCGCTCCAGGCACAGTAGAGCGCAGCGTCCCAGCATTGCAAACTGCTTAGTTTTGTATAAAGGGAAAGCTCTGGTCCTGTCAGAGTGCCGTTCATGAAAGCGGGTTTCGCATTTCCCATCGCCTCAGCTAACAGACGCGTTCTTCTACCCGGTGTTTGCCCTTCAGGGATTAAGGTCATTAGTGGCATTTTTGTTCCTTATTTTTATGCTTAGAAGTTGTTTTCTAAATGTTAATGCACCAAATGAATCGCATTGAACCCATGATAAATGAATGGCGGACCTAACTGTTAGAAAAAAGTGCTATTTGTAATGCTGTGTTTTAGTAGGCTAATGACAATCTATAGATGCGACTCTTTATTTTATTTTTTTTGATTAAAAGGTTGTGCCTTATGGTGGTGTGAGTCGTAAAACCCTACTAGGTAGCAGAAATATAGTTTTTCGCTGCAAGCCTTCAGCTTGAGTGGATGTGTTTCTGATGATACTTCCTATGTGTTATTAACAGCTTGGTATTGCCCCGGGGCTGTGAAAATAGGATCGTTGTAGTTTTCTTAAGTTAAAGTAATAGTTAGCGGTAAACCTTTTCTGTTTTTAATGGCGGTGGGGGTAGTGTTCGGGGTTGTGTGTTTAATCTTTAACCAGGCGCTACATAATGTCAACCTAAGCTTTTATATTACTTGAAGTTTATTGTTGTAATTTTTTTGTGATGCCTTTGGGTTTTGGCAGACGCTGGGTACTTTGGGGTTATATTTCTTTACGCGCTTGCTTAAACCAGCTAAGTACTTTCTGGTGGTGCTCTGTTCCATATAAAAGAATAAAGTTGCGTGTATGGTAGTTACTGTTGTCTTGCAGCGCGCGGATGCGCTCATCAACAAATTCTGGAGTTAGCTCAATACCGCACTCTATTGTAATACAATGCAGCCACGCGTCGAAATTATCGGGTACTACTGACTGGGTCATAATAATTCCTAATTAGATACTTGGTGTCTACAGATCCAGGGGAAGCTCTTGTGAGAATGTAAGGACTTTTTTCAGTTCTTAGTGAGAATTGTTTATACAAGCAGAGGAACCACCGGCAATAATCTTTGCCGGTGGTCTTAGTGACCGACTAGAACATACCCCGCAATCCAATACTAAAGCTCCTCCCCGGCAGTGGAGCAAGTTCTTTTAGGAAGGACGAATGCACATAGGCTAACTCGTCTGTCAGGTTATTAGCCTTAAGGTAAACGGTCAGGTTGTTTTGGTTCCCTAGAAAAGTGTACGCAAGCTCAGTATTCAAAAGTGTGTAAGCAGCGGTGGTGGTTTCCAGTTCCGCTACTTTGGTTTGCTTAAACGCATGCGTAACCTCGATCCCTGCATCCCATCCATTGGAACTATAATTTAGCATGCCGCCCAATCGTATAGGTGGGATGCGAGGCAGATTACCTCCGTCATCCAGCTTTCCTCGAACAGTGTCTCCCCACAGTGTCAGCGTGAGAGGCTTGGATAATTGCCAGGCAAATTCAGCTTCTAGACCGTAGAGTGTCGAATCCGCTTGATCGAAAACATAAACCGGCAGTTCGCCATGATCATGACTCTCTTCTTCCTCTTCGTGATCGTGTTCTTCAAAGTCTTCGCTGGTATAGCCCGTATTGCGTTCGTAGTAGAAATTATCTATCTGGTTGTAGAATAAGTTCAGTACCCAGCCGATATTTCCTGAATGCCTGCGAAAGCTCAGGTCAATGTTGTTGGATACCTCTTCATCAACATTGTTCTCATAGTAAAAATAGGGTTCTTCTGTATCATCATCCAGTTTAAAGAGAGCGCCGACTTCGAAGCTACTGGTGCCGATATGGGGGCCATACGAGAAAAGTTCAGCGGCGCTGGGGGCCCGTTGTGCGTGGGTAAAAGAGATCCCGGCATTGTAATTGGCGGCGATATCCCAGACCAAGCCAGCAGAAACGCTATAGGGCGTAAAAGTCAGTTTATCGAGGTTTTCTCCTTCCCATTCATCGTCGGCAGCTTCAACCGTGACTCTTTCGACACGGGCTCCTAGTTGCCATAGGAATTCACCCGTATGCTTTTCTTGTATCAGCCCAATTGCTGAGCTTTCTGTTGTGCTCGGCGGGGTAAAGGCCTCTTCACCTACCGCTTCAAAATCTGTAGTTTTGCTCTCCAGGGTTATTGCGCCGCGCCATCCGGCCCTTTCTTGCAATAATAGGTTGACCCGAGCTTGAAGTGTCTGATTGCTGAATGTTGTACCGACAGCGTCGTTTTCGATTTCAGAATGTTCGTAGTCTGTGTATCCAATTCTGGTGTCCAGACCACTCAACCATATGTTGTCCAGAGACAGTTCACTGACCAGCTGCCATCGGTCCTGTTTCAAATCAGAAACTACTTCTACTTCTTCTTCATGTTCGTCATGATGCTCTGATTCATCATCTTCGTGTTCATCAGAGTGGCCGTGCCCGGGAATACCATTAATTCGCTCCAGACGTCCATAGGCAAGGCCGATAGATCCATTATCTAAAAACCAGTTTCCACCAATGTTGAACCCTTTACTTTTTGAATCGCTGTTCTCTAATACTTCACTGGAATCTACGTCATGGTCGCTTGAGGAAGGGACTTCATAGTCGTCACCTTTACGCCAGAAACTGTCCACGTGGTATGCCAGCTGATCATTGCCTCCGGTATGTGCCAGCGAGGCCTCACGCTCATTTGCAACGGTATTGCTTCCCAGCGAGAAAGCAGTCCTGTTTTCACTGGAGGTGGGTATTCTCTCGTCTACCACATTGACTACACCACCGATGGCCCCGGACCCATAAAACAGGGTGGCAGGCCCTCGCAGGATTTCTATCTGCTCTGCGGTAATTGTCTCTGTGGCGACGATATGATCTGGGCCAACTCGGGAGGCATCAGCGCTGTCGAGTCCATTTTGGGTAATCAGAACACGGGGGCCGTTGAGCCCCCGGATGATTGGACTACTGGCTACTGGTCCAAAGTAGCTGGAATGAACCCCCACTTCATTCTTGAGAGTTTCCCCCAGAGTGGAAGCTTGTTTTCGACGTAGTTCTTCGCCAGCTACCACGGTTACGGGTTGTGCTGATTCAATGGTGGAAGCATGTAATGGCGTGGCTGTTACGTCGATTTGTTCGATAACGGTGTGTTGCAGGGTAATTGTCAGGGGCTCATCCTGACCGGCTTGTAGAATTATTGTTTTGTGGCTGTGCCCAGGAGCATTGATGTGGATCTCACGGAGTTGTGAAGTATTCACCTCAAGTGTAAATCGGCCTTGGATATCTGTTTGGGATTGTTGTCGACTTCCAGCGACTTCCACACTGGCGCCATAGATGGGCTCTCCAGAAGAATCTAACACCTGGCCGGAAATTCCATGGGCGAGGTTTGAAAGGGTCATCAGTGCGATAAGGTTCGCGGTAAGTTTCATGAGTTATTCCTGATAAGATTTTTACGTCCAAGTAATCGCTCATTACTCGTCGGTGGACCCGAAATCGAAAGTGAGCAGTAGTCGCAGTTGGCCGGGTTCGACACTGGGTGAGCGATGGATCAGGCCGAACCCTTCATTGCCCTCCCAGAGTTCGCCCTTGAGTAGAGCAACTGAGCCGCATGCCAAGTGATTAATGGAAGTTGAGGGGAATTCCTGATTGGCCTTTAAGTCGAGCGTATTTGGGTCAATAGAGTCTGGAGTCAGCCACTCTGTACCGGTACCTAAATAAGTCGTAATCAATCGGCAGGGCACCCGATCTACATGAAACTTGGGGCACATTGCACCGTTCAGGGTTGTTAAACGAATGCCGACTCCGTTTAGCTCAAACAGGTAACTGAACATATCTGCCAGTAGCTGAATATCAGCACACAGATGCGGGTAGGGCTTAAGCTCTGGTAATACTTCAGCGAGGCTGTCGATCTTGGTGGTGGGTAATAGAATTCGGCGATTGGGGTGTACACCATTGTTAAAGAGTGACTGGCAATCACTGGCTATGTCACTGGGCAGTTCTCTTTGCCAGATCGCCATATTAATGTCAGTTTGGAAAATATCTGCCAGAACTTCTCCCGTATCCGCAGATACGGCCCGACGGGTGTCTGGCTCCTTTACCTCAGGTACTCCTTTTTCAAATGGAACCAGCTCCGCATTATTTACCTGTGCAATAAGTGGCTCATGGATTCTGCCGGTAGAGAAAGTCAGGCTCAAGCTAGGCTCCTTTTAAGTAAATTCGACTAGTAACAAATATCTATCGCGTTGTTTATTCGCTTTGCTCTCAATGAGTGAGAGCAAGACGTTAATTTGATTCCCCACTGAGAATGTTAAATCTTCATTGGTGGAGATGATATAACGTATCATATTTGGGTTGGTGAGATTAGGCAAGGTCCTGGCATTGAAGGGGAGGCACAAATTTGGAAGCAGAATGATTGAGCTGACTTCGATAGTTGGAATGAGACTGGCGGGTGCTGTATAGAAGTAGGCTTTCTGGGGTGCGTTGGCCAGCTCCCACACTGTTTATCGCGAATATCTTTCTTATTATCGGCGCAACTTACATCTTATTCAGATCTGGCAGACCTTAAATGATACAATGTATCAAATATATCTTTCTGGTTTATCCAGTTTAGATGGAAGAGCCAGGGAAATAATGGCGATGATGGGCAGGCTACAAGTAGGGTCGCAGATGCGTGTTGGCCTACAGCCGAGGCGGGTATGTTACTCTGTCAGCCTGCCGTGTTTATAGGTGAATTTTCGGTGTATATGCCGCAAAAGGCAGGGTTGGTGTTGGGAAACATCCAAAACCAACTCGTTATTATTTAAATATTGCTGAGTAAATATGAAAATAAATAATTCTATTGTTTACGGGGTTGCAACC
It contains:
- a CDS encoding TonB-dependent receptor, which produces MKLTANLIALMTLSNLAHGISGQVLDSSGEPIYGASVEVAGSRQQSQTDIQGRFTLEVNTSQLREIHINAPGHSHKTIILQAGQDEPLTITLQHTVIEQIDVTATPLHASTIESAQPVTVVAGEELRRKQASTLGETLKNEVGVHSSYFGPVASSPIIRGLNGPRVLITQNGLDSADASRVGPDHIVATETITAEQIEILRGPATLFYGSGAIGGVVNVVDERIPTSSENRTAFSLGSNTVANEREASLAHTGGNDQLAYHVDSFWRKGDDYEVPSSSDHDVDSSEVLENSDSKSKGFNIGGNWFLDNGSIGLAYGRLERINGIPGHGHSDEHEDDESEHHDEHEEEVEVVSDLKQDRWQLVSELSLDNIWLSGLDTRIGYTDYEHSEIENDAVGTTFSNQTLQARVNLLLQERAGWRGAITLESKTTDFEAVGEEAFTPPSTTESSAIGLIQEKHTGEFLWQLGARVERVTVEAADDEWEGENLDKLTFTPYSVSAGLVWDIAANYNAGISFTHAQRAPSAAELFSYGPHIGTSSFEVGALFKLDDDTEEPYFYYENNVDEEVSNNIDLSFRRHSGNIGWVLNLFYNQIDNFYYERNTGYTSEDFEEHDHEEEEESHDHGELPVYVFDQADSTLYGLEAEFAWQLSKPLTLTLWGDTVRGKLDDGGNLPRIPPIRLGGMLNYSSNGWDAGIEVTHAFKQTKVAELETTTAAYTLLNTELAYTFLGNQNNLTVYLKANNLTDELAYVHSSFLKELAPLPGRSFSIGLRGMF
- a CDS encoding DUF1826 domain-containing protein → MSLTFSTGRIHEPLIAQVNNAELVPFEKGVPEVKEPDTRRAVSADTGEVLADIFQTDINMAIWQRELPSDIASDCQSLFNNGVHPNRRILLPTTKIDSLAEVLPELKPYPHLCADIQLLADMFSYLFELNGVGIRLTTLNGAMCPKFHVDRVPCRLITTYLGTGTEWLTPDSIDPNTLDLKANQEFPSTSINHLACGSVALLKGELWEGNEGFGLIHRSPSVEPGQLRLLLTFDFGSTDE
- a CDS encoding DUF6702 family protein; amino-acid sequence: MKVLLSFLLIVTTSVFSLQASAHRYHFGLTNLSVNERTQTLEVSHRFFVADIEKALSISASKELNEAQRQMESYVNSRFQISQENGEVVKLNWVGMEADVHDIWIYQEVPMVDISSKKLNVKQSMLMEIERDQVNTLNVNNGRGTQSYTLKPGESKVGFTL